The Xanthomonas sp. CFBP 8443 genome has a window encoding:
- the rpsG gene encoding 30S ribosomal protein S7, translating to MSRKGSTPQRTVLPDPKHGSETIARFINMVMLSGKKSVAEKIVYGAMDVIGEKNPNAVELVQKALDNVAPAVEVKSRRVGGATYQVPVEVRSSRRMALAMRWLIDSARKRGENSMPRKLAAELVDASENRGGAIKKREETHRMAEANKAFAHYRW from the coding sequence ATGTCTCGTAAAGGTTCTACTCCGCAGCGCACCGTCCTGCCGGATCCCAAGCACGGCAGCGAAACCATCGCCCGTTTCATCAACATGGTGATGCTGAGCGGCAAGAAGTCGGTCGCCGAAAAGATCGTCTACGGCGCAATGGACGTCATCGGCGAGAAAAACCCGAATGCGGTCGAGCTGGTGCAGAAAGCGCTGGACAACGTCGCTCCGGCGGTCGAAGTCAAGTCGCGCCGCGTCGGCGGTGCCACGTACCAGGTGCCGGTCGAGGTGCGTTCCTCCCGTCGCATGGCGCTGGCCATGCGCTGGCTGATCGACTCGGCGCGCAAGCGCGGCGAGAACTCGATGCCGCGCAAGCTCGCGGCCGAGCTGGTCGACGCCTCGGAAAACCGTGGTGGCGCCATCAAGAAGCGCGAAGAAACCCACCGCATGGCGGAAGCGAACAAGGCGTTCGCGCATTACCGCTGGTGA
- the rpoC gene encoding DNA-directed RNA polymerase subunit beta' — protein sequence MKDLLNLFNQQRQTLDFDAIKIALASPDLIRSWSFGEVKKPETINYRTFKPERDGLFCAAIFGPIKDYECLCGKYKRMKHRGVVCEKCGTEVTLAKVRRERMGHIDLASPVAHIWFLKSLPSRIGLMLDMTLRDIERVLYFEAYVVTEPGLTALERRQLLTEEQFLTARQEHGDDFDAAMGAEAVYELLRTIDLQSEMTRLREEIAGTGSETKLKRLTKRIKLVEAFLESGNRPEWMVMTVLPVLPPDLRPLVPLDGGRFATSDLNDLYRRVINRNNRLRRLLELNAPDIIVRNEKRMLQESVDALLDNGRRGRAITGTNKRPLKSLADMIKGKQGRFRQNLLGKRVDYSGRSVIVVGPTLRLHECGLPKKMALELFKPFVFAKLQRRGLATTIKAAKKLVEREEAEVWDILEEVIREHPVLLNRAPTLHRLGIQAFEPVLIEGKAIQLHPLVCTAFNADFDGDQMAVHVPLSLEAQLEARALMMSTNNILSPANGEPIIVPSQDVVLGLYYMSRALENKKGEGMVFANIAEVKRAYDNRVVELHAKVKVRITETVIDEDGNRSKKTSIVDTTIGRALLAEILPEGLPFALANTELTKKNISRLINSSYRQLGLKDSVVFADKLMYTGFAYATRAGVSIGIDDMLIPSEKKGILGEAEQEVLEIQEQYQSGLVTAGERYNKVVDIWSRTNERIAKAMMDTIGTEKVVNAKGETIDQKSMNSLYIMADSGARGSQAQIRQLAGMRGLMARPDGSIIETPIKANFREGLNVQEYFNSTHGARKGLADTALKTANSGYLTRRLVDVAQDVVITEPDCGTTDGLTMTPIVEGGDVVEPLRDRVLGRVVAEDVFLPGNDEDPIVTRNTLLDEQWVAKLEEAGVQTLKVRSTITCESSFGVCARCYGRDLARGHLVNIGEAVGVIAAQSIGEPGTQLTMRTFHIGGAASRAAAVDNITVKTTGSIKFNNLKSVEHANGSLVAVSRSGELSVLDGHGRERERYKLAYGATITAKDGDAVKAGQSVANWDPHNHPIVSEVAGFIRFIDFIDGVTVIEKTDDLTGLASREITDPKRRGTQAKDLRPIVRIVDGKGNDLTIPGTDLPAQYLLPPRSIVNLQDGAAVGVGDVVAKIPQEASKTRDITGGLPRVADLFEARKPKDPAILAERSGIISFGKDTKGKQRLIIKDTDGSEHEELIPKYRQIIVFEGEHVAKGETVVDGEPSPQDILRLLGVEPLAAYLVKEIQDVYRLQGVKINDKHIEVITRQMLRKVEITDQGNSKFLNGEQAERQRVIEENARLATRNELPAKYDPVLLGITKASLATESFISAASFQETTRVLTEAAVRGTSDTLRGLKENVIVGRLIPAGTGLAYHSLRRRNSSGLTESEMQTLSGGNAEPAVETPAPAAASSEE from the coding sequence ATGAAAGACCTGCTCAACCTCTTCAACCAGCAGCGCCAGACGCTGGACTTCGACGCGATCAAGATCGCGTTGGCCTCGCCGGACCTGATCCGTTCGTGGTCCTTCGGCGAAGTGAAGAAGCCGGAAACCATCAACTACCGTACCTTCAAGCCGGAGCGTGACGGCCTGTTCTGCGCCGCGATCTTCGGCCCGATCAAGGACTACGAGTGCCTGTGCGGCAAGTACAAGCGCATGAAGCACCGTGGCGTGGTCTGCGAGAAGTGCGGCACCGAGGTCACCCTGGCCAAGGTGCGCCGCGAGCGCATGGGCCACATCGACCTGGCCTCGCCGGTCGCGCACATCTGGTTCCTGAAGTCGCTGCCGTCGCGCATCGGCCTGATGCTGGACATGACCCTGCGCGACATCGAGCGCGTGCTGTACTTCGAAGCCTACGTGGTGACCGAGCCGGGCCTGACCGCCCTGGAGCGCCGCCAGCTGCTGACCGAAGAGCAGTTCCTGACCGCGCGCCAGGAGCACGGCGACGACTTCGACGCCGCCATGGGCGCCGAGGCGGTGTACGAGCTGCTGCGCACGATCGACCTGCAGTCGGAAATGACCCGCCTGCGCGAAGAGATCGCCGGCACCGGCTCGGAAACCAAGCTCAAGCGTCTGACCAAGCGCATCAAGCTGGTCGAAGCCTTCCTCGAGTCGGGCAACCGTCCGGAGTGGATGGTGATGACCGTGCTGCCGGTGCTGCCGCCGGACCTGCGTCCGCTGGTGCCGCTGGACGGCGGCCGCTTCGCGACCTCCGATCTGAACGACCTGTACCGCCGCGTCATCAACCGCAACAACCGCCTGCGTCGCCTGCTCGAACTCAATGCGCCGGACATCATCGTGCGCAACGAGAAGCGCATGCTGCAGGAGTCGGTGGATGCGCTGCTGGACAACGGCCGTCGCGGCCGTGCCATCACCGGCACCAACAAGCGCCCGCTGAAGTCGCTGGCCGACATGATCAAGGGCAAGCAGGGCCGGTTCCGCCAGAACCTGCTGGGCAAGCGCGTGGACTACTCCGGCCGTTCGGTCATCGTGGTCGGCCCGACCCTGCGCCTGCACGAGTGCGGCCTGCCGAAGAAGATGGCGCTGGAGCTGTTCAAGCCGTTCGTGTTCGCCAAGCTGCAGCGTCGCGGCCTGGCCACCACCATCAAGGCCGCCAAGAAGCTGGTCGAGCGCGAAGAAGCCGAAGTCTGGGACATCCTGGAAGAGGTCATCCGCGAGCATCCGGTGCTGCTGAACCGCGCGCCGACCCTGCACCGCCTGGGCATCCAGGCGTTCGAGCCGGTGCTGATCGAAGGCAAGGCGATCCAGCTGCATCCGCTGGTGTGTACCGCGTTCAACGCCGACTTCGACGGCGACCAGATGGCCGTGCACGTGCCGCTGTCGCTGGAAGCGCAGCTGGAAGCGCGCGCGCTGATGATGTCCACCAACAACATCCTGTCGCCGGCCAACGGCGAGCCGATCATCGTGCCGTCGCAGGACGTGGTGCTGGGCCTGTACTACATGAGCCGCGCCCTGGAGAACAAGAAGGGCGAGGGCATGGTGTTCGCCAACATCGCCGAAGTGAAGCGCGCCTACGACAACCGCGTGGTGGAACTGCACGCCAAGGTCAAGGTCCGCATCACCGAGACGGTGATCGACGAGGACGGCAACCGCAGCAAGAAGACCTCGATCGTGGACACCACGATCGGGCGCGCGCTGCTGGCCGAAATCCTGCCGGAAGGCCTGCCGTTCGCGCTGGCCAACACTGAGCTGACCAAGAAGAACATCAGCCGCCTGATCAACTCCAGCTACCGCCAGCTGGGTCTGAAGGACAGCGTCGTGTTCGCCGACAAGCTGATGTACACCGGCTTCGCCTACGCGACCCGCGCCGGCGTGTCGATCGGCATCGACGACATGCTGATCCCGTCGGAGAAGAAGGGCATCCTCGGCGAAGCCGAGCAGGAAGTGCTGGAAATTCAGGAGCAGTACCAGTCGGGCCTGGTCACCGCCGGCGAGCGCTACAACAAGGTCGTGGACATCTGGTCGCGCACCAACGAGCGCATCGCCAAGGCGATGATGGATACCATCGGCACCGAGAAGGTGGTCAACGCCAAGGGCGAGACCATCGACCAGAAGTCGATGAACTCGCTGTACATCATGGCCGACTCCGGTGCGCGTGGTAGCCAGGCGCAGATCCGTCAGCTGGCCGGTATGCGCGGCCTGATGGCGCGTCCGGACGGCTCGATCATCGAGACCCCGATCAAGGCCAACTTCCGCGAAGGCCTGAACGTGCAGGAGTACTTCAACTCCACCCACGGCGCGCGTAAGGGTCTGGCCGATACCGCGCTGAAGACGGCGAACTCCGGTTACCTGACCCGTCGCCTGGTCGACGTGGCGCAGGACGTGGTCATCACCGAGCCGGACTGCGGCACCACCGACGGCCTGACCATGACCCCGATCGTGGAAGGCGGCGACGTGGTCGAGCCGTTGCGCGACCGCGTGCTCGGCCGCGTGGTGGCCGAGGACGTGTTCCTGCCGGGCAACGACGAGGATCCGATCGTCACCCGCAACACGCTGCTCGACGAGCAGTGGGTGGCCAAGCTGGAAGAGGCCGGCGTGCAGACGCTGAAGGTGCGCTCCACGATCACCTGCGAATCCTCGTTCGGCGTGTGCGCCCGCTGCTACGGCCGCGACCTGGCGCGTGGCCACCTGGTCAACATCGGCGAAGCGGTCGGCGTCATCGCCGCGCAGTCGATCGGCGAGCCCGGTACCCAGCTGACCATGCGTACCTTCCACATCGGCGGCGCGGCGTCGCGTGCGGCGGCGGTGGACAACATCACGGTCAAGACCACCGGTTCGATCAAGTTCAACAACCTCAAGTCGGTCGAACACGCCAACGGTTCGCTGGTGGCGGTGTCGCGTTCGGGCGAACTGTCGGTGCTCGACGGCCACGGCCGCGAGCGCGAGCGCTACAAGCTGGCCTACGGCGCCACGATCACCGCGAAGGACGGTGACGCGGTCAAGGCCGGCCAGTCGGTCGCCAACTGGGATCCGCATAACCACCCGATCGTGTCGGAAGTGGCCGGTTTCATCCGCTTCATCGACTTCATCGACGGCGTCACCGTCATCGAGAAGACCGACGATCTGACCGGCCTGGCCTCGCGCGAGATCACCGATCCGAAGCGTCGCGGCACCCAGGCCAAGGACCTGCGCCCGATCGTGCGCATCGTCGACGGCAAGGGCAACGACCTGACCATCCCGGGCACCGATCTGCCGGCGCAGTACCTGCTGCCGCCGCGCTCGATCGTCAACCTGCAGGATGGTGCGGCGGTGGGCGTGGGCGACGTGGTCGCCAAGATCCCGCAGGAAGCGTCCAAGACCCGCGACATCACCGGTGGTCTGCCGCGCGTGGCCGATCTGTTCGAAGCGCGCAAGCCGAAGGATCCTGCGATCCTGGCCGAGCGCTCGGGCATCATCAGCTTCGGCAAGGACACCAAGGGCAAGCAGCGCCTGATCATCAAGGACACCGATGGTTCGGAACACGAAGAGCTGATCCCGAAGTACCGCCAGATCATCGTGTTCGAAGGCGAGCACGTGGCCAAGGGCGAGACCGTGGTCGACGGCGAGCCGAGCCCGCAGGACATCCTGCGCCTGCTCGGCGTGGAGCCGCTGGCCGCGTACCTGGTCAAGGAAATCCAGGACGTGTACCGCCTGCAGGGCGTGAAGATCAACGACAAGCACATCGAGGTCATCACCCGGCAGATGCTGCGCAAGGTCGAGATCACCGACCAGGGCAACAGCAAGTTCCTCAACGGTGAGCAGGCCGAGCGCCAGCGCGTCATTGAGGAAAATGCCCGCCTGGCCACCCGCAACGAGCTGCCGGCCAAGTACGACCCGGTGCTGCTGGGCATCACCAAGGCCTCGCTGGCCACCGAGTCGTTCATCTCGGCGGCCTCGTTCCAGGAGACCACCCGCGTCCTCACCGAGGCGGCGGTCCGCGGCACCAGCGACACGCTGCGCGGCCTGAAGGAAAACGTGATCGTCGGCCGCCTGATCCCGGCCGGCACCGGCCTGGCCTACCACAGCCTGCGCCGTCGCAACTCCAGCGGCCTGACCGAGTCGGAAATGCAGACCCTGTCCGGCGGCAACGCCGAGCCGGCGGTCGAAACGCCCGCACCGGCGGCTGCCAGCAGCGAAGAGTGA
- the rpsL gene encoding 30S ribosomal protein S12 yields the protein MATINQLVRKPRQATTYKSASPALDKCPQRRGVCTRVYTTTPKKPNSALRKVAKVRLTNQEEVISYIGGEGHNLQEHSVVLIRGGRVKDLPGVRYHTVRGSLDAAGVAKRRQGRSKYGAKRPKS from the coding sequence ATGGCGACGATCAACCAGCTGGTCCGCAAGCCGCGGCAGGCGACCACCTACAAGAGCGCCTCCCCGGCGCTTGACAAGTGCCCGCAGCGCCGTGGCGTCTGCACGCGCGTGTACACCACCACCCCGAAGAAGCCGAACTCGGCCCTGCGTAAGGTCGCCAAGGTGCGCCTGACGAACCAGGAAGAGGTCATCAGCTACATCGGCGGCGAAGGCCACAACCTGCAGGAGCACTCCGTGGTCCTGATCCGCGGCGGTCGCGTCAAGGATCTGCCGGGCGTGCGCTACCACACCGTGCGCGGTTCGCTCGATGCCGCCGGCGTCGCCAAGCGTCGCCAGGGTCGTTCCAAGTACGGCGCCAAGCGTCCGAAGAGCTAA